In Pseudomonadota bacterium, the following proteins share a genomic window:
- a CDS encoding cyclic nucleotide-binding domain-containing protein, protein MAVDLESLKSRFSYLVPLNKLPADRQARLLAQSEVIELRKKDILFRQGDRDDFTFYVLEGELEMFADESLIKRVSGGDGASFQPLAQLQPRQMTAVAKSKASVLCVRRSLLEQLLSLDTPDSDDALPGGVEVEEMEAAQDPDWLMTLLQSELFTRIPPSNIQGLLDTLEPIQVQAGEEIIKQGEPGEYYFALQRGTCEVVRKGSNQREIRLAELGPGDTFGEEALISGARRNATVRMTSDGELARLTKADFTRLIKAPLLTAVSRAEAEARVATGARWLDVRFEDEHRHNGLPGSLNIPLGVLRTRADELDAGASYVAYCDSGGRSSAAAFLLAERGFDVCYVEGGAVDEPAAATASPTAPAAAASAEPGATTSPAPPPAAAPVVSATAPVVTAAPPPADLMLEAAARASSLGAEVAKADLTIEQAQKMMAEAQAMKAEAERYVAEKLERERARLDNELAALQTKVAEAEGLKAALGAREQAALAEVARQQAEAAAREQAARAELERRQAEAVAQEQALRAEIERRQAEVAAREQATRAELERQQAEAQAREQAARSELERLQAEANQREQAARTELERLRAEAAAREQAARAELERQQAEVAAREQASREALARQQAEMAAQARAQELQFEARTVDLHKRMEDEARRLNERLADAERVRAELADQQREAQQAEAARQRLAEEQARIQQEATELQHKLAEVEQLKVTLERQQRASEVEAASRQRLQEQQQRMEQEAALLNTRLAEAEKLKATLLEQQALAEREVAREHEEVDQRLAALEEVAAARLREEERRLAELYQQQADRLESLQAGREAELRDALRKELAAERGKFELAVSRATAELERAREERAAAIAAKEATAAEARRMIEDYKRQQQALLAEQQTLFAREREKLRAEAQRIDTLKAEAVRVRKEAEAYKAAAEQELAQARQRQAATDNAAARREIDDAISEIQERASAANRELNQAIEAETAIVTAAEEHEDELERTYNTATEINQLLHKELKDWIGEHEEAQDSHLQREILSRQKEMVERIRARAAAAKAEQKQNAQNMLDEIQQQLVKAKSQ, encoded by the coding sequence ATGGCCGTCGACCTAGAATCACTCAAATCCCGCTTCAGTTATCTGGTTCCGCTCAACAAGCTGCCGGCTGACCGCCAGGCGCGGCTGCTGGCTCAATCGGAAGTGATTGAGCTGCGCAAGAAAGACATCCTGTTCAGGCAGGGTGACCGAGACGACTTCACCTTCTACGTGCTCGAGGGCGAACTGGAGATGTTCGCCGACGAATCCCTCATCAAGCGCGTTAGCGGCGGCGACGGCGCATCCTTTCAGCCCTTGGCGCAGCTTCAGCCCCGACAGATGACGGCCGTCGCAAAATCCAAGGCCAGCGTGCTGTGCGTGCGCCGTTCGCTGCTCGAACAATTGCTGAGCCTCGACACCCCCGACAGCGACGACGCCCTGCCCGGCGGCGTGGAAGTGGAGGAAATGGAGGCCGCACAGGACCCCGACTGGCTCATGACGCTACTGCAGTCGGAGCTGTTCACCCGCATCCCGCCGTCGAATATCCAAGGCCTGCTCGATACGCTCGAACCGATACAGGTGCAGGCCGGCGAGGAAATCATCAAGCAGGGCGAACCGGGCGAGTACTACTTCGCGCTGCAGCGCGGCACCTGCGAAGTAGTGCGCAAGGGCAGTAACCAGCGCGAGATCCGACTCGCCGAACTCGGCCCCGGCGACACCTTCGGCGAAGAGGCATTGATCTCGGGCGCGCGGCGCAATGCCACGGTGCGCATGACCTCCGACGGCGAACTGGCGCGCCTGACCAAGGCCGATTTCACGCGCCTCATCAAGGCGCCGCTGTTGACCGCCGTCAGCCGCGCCGAGGCCGAGGCCAGGGTCGCGACCGGCGCGCGCTGGCTGGACGTGCGCTTCGAGGACGAGCACCGCCATAACGGTCTGCCCGGCAGTCTGAACATCCCCCTCGGCGTACTGCGTACGCGGGCCGACGAGCTCGATGCCGGCGCCAGCTACGTGGCCTACTGCGACAGCGGCGGGCGCAGCTCCGCGGCGGCGTTCCTGCTCGCCGAGCGTGGCTTCGACGTGTGTTACGTCGAGGGTGGCGCGGTCGACGAACCGGCCGCGGCGACCGCCAGCCCGACCGCCCCCGCCGCGGCGGCCAGCGCCGAGCCGGGCGCGACAACAAGCCCGGCACCACCGCCCGCCGCCGCGCCGGTGGTGTCGGCCACGGCGCCGGTGGTGACCGCCGCGCCGCCGCCCGCGGACCTCATGCTGGAAGCCGCGGCGCGCGCCTCGTCGCTCGGCGCCGAGGTCGCCAAGGCCGACCTCACCATCGAACAGGCGCAGAAGATGATGGCCGAGGCCCAGGCCATGAAGGCCGAGGCCGAGCGCTACGTGGCCGAAAAACTCGAGCGCGAGCGTGCACGCCTGGACAATGAACTGGCGGCGCTGCAAACCAAGGTCGCCGAGGCCGAAGGCCTGAAGGCCGCGCTCGGCGCGCGCGAACAGGCGGCGCTCGCCGAAGTCGCGCGCCAACAGGCCGAGGCGGCGGCGCGCGAACAGGCCGCGCGCGCCGAGCTCGAACGCCGCCAGGCCGAGGCCGTCGCGCAGGAGCAGGCGCTGCGGGCCGAAATCGAGCGTCGCCAGGCCGAGGTCGCCGCCCGCGAACAGGCCACCCGCGCCGAGCTCGAGCGCCAGCAGGCCGAGGCCCAGGCGCGCGAACAGGCCGCCCGTAGCGAACTCGAACGGCTGCAGGCCGAAGCCAACCAGCGTGAACAGGCGGCCCGCACGGAACTCGAGCGCCTGCGCGCCGAAGCCGCCGCCCGCGAGCAGGCGGCACGCGCCGAGCTCGAACGTCAGCAGGCCGAAGTGGCGGCCCGCGAGCAGGCCAGCCGTGAAGCGCTGGCGCGTCAGCAAGCGGAGATGGCCGCCCAGGCCCGCGCCCAGGAACTGCAGTTCGAGGCGCGCACGGTCGACCTGCACAAACGCATGGAGGACGAGGCGCGACGCTTGAACGAGCGTCTCGCCGACGCCGAGCGCGTGCGCGCCGAACTCGCCGACCAGCAACGCGAAGCGCAGCAGGCCGAAGCCGCGCGCCAGCGCCTGGCCGAGGAACAGGCGCGCATCCAGCAGGAGGCGACCGAACTCCAGCACAAGCTCGCCGAAGTCGAACAACTGAAGGTCACGCTCGAGCGCCAGCAGCGCGCCAGCGAAGTCGAAGCCGCCAGCCGTCAACGCTTGCAGGAACAGCAGCAGCGCATGGAACAGGAGGCCGCGCTGCTGAACACGCGCCTCGCCGAGGCCGAGAAGCTCAAGGCCACGCTGCTCGAACAACAGGCGCTCGCCGAACGCGAAGTGGCGCGCGAGCACGAAGAAGTCGATCAACGGCTGGCCGCGCTGGAAGAAGTCGCCGCCGCGCGCCTGCGCGAGGAAGAGCGGCGTCTGGCCGAGCTCTACCAGCAGCAGGCCGACCGCCTCGAATCATTGCAGGCCGGGCGCGAAGCGGAATTGCGCGACGCCTTGCGCAAGGAGCTCGCCGCCGAGCGCGGCAAGTTCGAACTGGCGGTCTCGCGCGCCACCGCCGAGCTCGAGCGTGCGCGCGAGGAGCGCGCCGCCGCCATCGCCGCCAAGGAGGCGACCGCCGCCGAAGCGCGACGCATGATCGAGGACTACAAACGACAGCAGCAGGCCTTGCTGGCCGAACAGCAGACGCTGTTTGCGCGCGAACGCGAAAAGCTGCGTGCCGAAGCGCAACGCATCGACACGCTCAAGGCCGAGGCGGTACGCGTGCGCAAGGAAGCCGAAGCCTACAAGGCCGCCGCCGAACAGGAACTCGCGCAGGCGCGTCAGCGCCAGGCCGCCACCGACAACGCCGCCGCGCGTCGCGAAATCGACGACGCCATCAGCGAGATCCAGGAACGTGCCTCGGCCGCCAACCGTGAGCTCAACCAGGCCATCGAGGCCGAGACCGCCATCGTCACCGCCGCGGAAGAACACGAGGACGAGCTCGAACGCACCTACAACACCGCGACCGAAATCAACCAGCTCCTGCACAAGGAACTGAAGGATTGGATAGGCGAGCACGAAGAAGCGCAGGACTCCCATCTGCAGCGCGAGATCCTTTCGCGCCAGAAAGAAATGGTGGAACGCATCCGCGCGCGGGCAGCGGCCGCCAAGGCCGAGCAGAAACAGAATGCGCAGAACATGCTGGACGAAATCCAGCAGCAGCTCGTAAAGGCCAAATCGCAGTAG
- a CDS encoding sel1 repeat family protein, with protein MAALACATLLGVMASVMARADLDAGVAAFRSGDYGLALSHLQPLASQGDAQAQFYVGVAYQKGWGVIADADKAAQWYRRAAQQGMNKAQHNLALLYLRGEGVAADVDQARDWFERAARQGDMRAAHELGLMYFRGMGVARDFGKARSWWETAANGGDSRAAYDLGILYRRGQGGVPRDVAASIKLWTRAARAGLPVAQNALGACYMNGDGVDADMREAWAWFRLAAQGGLSVAEVNADMVRGQLDDAGLAAARQRYEALRAQLANGGVPGGTP; from the coding sequence ATGGCGGCGCTGGCATGCGCCACCCTTCTGGGGGTGATGGCCAGCGTCATGGCGCGCGCCGATCTCGATGCCGGCGTCGCCGCGTTTCGCAGTGGTGACTACGGCCTGGCCTTGAGTCACTTGCAGCCCCTGGCGAGCCAGGGCGACGCGCAGGCGCAGTTCTATGTCGGCGTTGCTTACCAGAAAGGGTGGGGGGTGATAGCCGATGCGGACAAGGCCGCGCAATGGTATCGACGCGCCGCCCAGCAAGGCATGAACAAGGCGCAGCACAATCTTGCATTGCTGTACCTGCGTGGCGAGGGCGTGGCAGCGGACGTGGACCAGGCGCGTGATTGGTTCGAGCGGGCCGCGCGCCAAGGCGACATGCGCGCCGCGCACGAACTGGGGCTCATGTATTTTCGCGGCATGGGCGTCGCCCGTGATTTCGGCAAGGCGCGCAGCTGGTGGGAAACCGCCGCCAACGGCGGCGACAGTCGCGCGGCCTACGATCTCGGTATTCTCTATCGTCGCGGCCAGGGTGGCGTGCCGCGCGACGTCGCCGCCAGTATCAAGCTGTGGACCCGCGCCGCGCGCGCCGGACTGCCGGTCGCGCAAAATGCGCTCGGCGCCTGTTATATGAATGGTGACGGCGTCGACGCCGACATGCGGGAAGCATGGGCATGGTTTCGCCTCGCGGCGCAAGGCGGCTTGTCGGTGGCCGAGGTCAATGCCGACATGGTGCGCGGTCAACTCGACGACGCGGGCCTCGCGGCGGCGCGCCAACGTTACGAAGCCTTGCGTGCGCAACTCGCGAATGGCGGCGTGCCGGGCGGCACGCCCTGA
- a CDS encoding MoxR family ATPase, whose amino-acid sequence MSNQRFSGTDTYIVTEDLMMAVNAAVTLQRPLLVKGEPGTGKTMLAEEIARSLGRPLIPWHIKSTTKAAQGLYEYDAVARLRDSQLGDNKVHDISNYIVKGKLWEAFESDGQPVLLIDEIDKADIEFPNDLLLELDRMEFYVYETKQVVKAKTRPIIIITSNNEKELPDAFLRRCFFHYIQFPDRDTMDAIVRVHYPDIKKHLLAEALECFFELRDIPGLKKRPSTSELLDWIKLLVAEDIPPEALREKDTRRAIPKLYGAMLKNEQDMHLFERLVFMSRRTGAN is encoded by the coding sequence ATGTCGAACCAACGTTTTTCCGGCACTGACACGTACATCGTAACCGAAGACCTCATGATGGCCGTCAATGCCGCCGTCACCCTGCAGCGGCCGCTGCTAGTCAAGGGCGAACCGGGCACCGGCAAGACCATGCTCGCCGAGGAAATCGCGCGTTCGTTGGGGCGTCCGCTGATCCCGTGGCACATCAAGTCCACCACCAAGGCCGCCCAGGGCCTGTATGAATACGACGCGGTGGCGCGCCTGCGGGATTCGCAGCTTGGCGACAACAAGGTGCACGACATCTCCAACTACATCGTCAAGGGCAAACTGTGGGAGGCGTTCGAATCCGACGGCCAGCCGGTGCTCTTGATCGACGAAATCGACAAGGCCGACATCGAGTTCCCTAACGACCTCTTGCTCGAACTCGATCGCATGGAGTTCTACGTCTACGAGACCAAGCAGGTGGTGAAGGCCAAGACCCGGCCGATCATCATCATCACCAGCAACAATGAAAAGGAACTGCCGGACGCCTTTCTGCGCCGCTGCTTCTTTCATTACATCCAGTTCCCCGATCGCGACACCATGGACGCCATCGTTCGCGTGCACTACCCGGACATCAAGAAGCACCTGTTGGCCGAGGCTCTCGAGTGTTTCTTCGAGCTGCGCGACATCCCGGGCCTGAAGAAGCGCCCGTCGACCTCGGAGCTGCTGGATTGGATCAAGCTGCTGGTGGCCGAGGACATTCCGCCCGAAGCGCTGCGCGAGAAGGACACCCGTCGCGCCATTCCCAAGCTCTACGGCGCGATGCTCAAGAACGAACAGGACATGCACCTGTTCGAGCGCCTGGTGTTCATGTCGAGGCGCACTGGTGCTAACTGA
- a CDS encoding YdcH family protein has protein sequence MVSEETKSVQRRILELQTEHRDLDEVVNTLSNRIDVDQLLLRRMKKRKLQLKDQIARLKSQLIPDLDA, from the coding sequence GTGGTCAGCGAGGAGACAAAGTCCGTACAACGCCGCATCCTGGAGTTGCAGACCGAGCATCGGGACCTGGACGAAGTGGTCAACACGCTCTCCAATCGTATCGACGTGGACCAGCTCCTCCTGCGACGCATGAAAAAGCGCAAGTTGCAGCTCAAGGACCAGATAGCCCGCTTGAAGAGCCAGCTCATCCCCGACCTTGACGCCTGA
- a CDS encoding cyclic nucleotide-binding domain-containing protein — MPMASLGAASRAQVMDQAEVLRYRRGDILFKEGDRDAFAIYLLEGRLELRSGGQVVQRLTGGTPAAAHAVAQLQPRKMTARAETEVSVMRVARDLIDRLQAADGAGSAGSYCSVQVDEFESGDEEDGDWMTRMLQSKLFSHLPASNIHRIFSLFEEVDVQEGDTVVTQGEPGDYYYIIAQGRCEVLRSAGPSAPGYRLALIGPGDTFGEEALVAGSNRNASVRMLCDGQLVRLPKEAFVELIQKPLLSGVTRKEGEAILATKPAVWLDVRFPEEFQRDGIQGGVNYPLNTLRMHSGRLDTNLTYVVYCDTGTRSAVAAFLLAERGFDVHYLEGGLMRYEAQSEAPRVVAPAAPADDELDMTLHDDALAPVGLSVVPVPTSHQTDEERIADPAVQSAALRVEMAINDMRIADASAAAAGVPRDPTVHAEAAEALRIATEKARREAEREAEKKIEAERQRVAAEMQRQRAEVERRAAEKLRAEKKRIQAAAEVARRELAEAQRLKAEIEQARSEAQAAAVAAAQRDAAEARRLEEELEKARAEAEAAAAAHAARDQADSDRIKAEVEHARQEAEAAAAAAVAAAQRETLEAQRLKDELERVRAEAEAAAAAHAARDQAETDRLRAEIERARLEAEAAATAAADAAAREAREARRLKDELERARAEVEASAAAHAERDQAETSRLKAEIERTRAEAEAAAAAARAAAERETLEAQRLKEELERARAEVEAAAVAAAEREAQEAQRLKEELERARAQAEAAAAAASAAAEREALQTQRMKEEFERARAQAEAEAAANAARDQAEAERLKAEIDRARAAAEALAAAAVERERADAERMREALEQARAEAAAAARAAADREMAEAERLKAELEAARVAAAEAAAEAAAREAAEAQRVREQLERARAETEAAVAEAARRELAEAQRIKAEIERAKAEADAAVQAEREAQRERVEQVRAEMERRLQEEERKLRESYAWQAEELKRLQSQKADAEVRLREEQERVRQQAEESRVRLAEARDYQRRLEEVQQVSAREAEMREQQQLALETKLREELRHKVQTERRQLEEELARNAAELERARREREAAEAARRAAAAEAEKIVSEFKDAHARKRMQEEAEMRFERERLEADARRLRLALELAQREKQAAVQQQREIESEIAELKRGPDRAGPDARAVDSNLHRLEEQARHVAAQIAASERAQADAQAAAVASAGDLAAHRVHEERVRADLKSELDEWLQEQQDNENSDMQRSILASQRAQLDRIKQRAQAVRAAAKAHDQALINELADKLRRGEPD, encoded by the coding sequence GTGCCGATGGCCTCCCTCGGCGCGGCCAGCCGCGCCCAGGTCATGGACCAGGCCGAGGTGCTGCGCTATCGGCGCGGTGACATCCTGTTCAAGGAAGGCGACCGCGACGCCTTTGCCATCTACCTGCTCGAGGGACGCCTGGAATTGCGCAGCGGTGGCCAGGTCGTGCAACGCCTGACGGGCGGCACGCCCGCGGCCGCCCACGCCGTCGCCCAGCTGCAGCCGCGCAAGATGACGGCCCGTGCCGAAACCGAGGTCAGCGTGATGCGCGTGGCGCGTGACCTCATCGATCGCCTGCAGGCCGCCGACGGCGCCGGCAGCGCCGGCAGCTACTGCTCGGTACAGGTCGACGAGTTCGAATCGGGCGACGAGGAAGACGGCGACTGGATGACGCGCATGCTGCAGTCCAAGCTGTTCTCGCACCTGCCGGCATCGAACATCCACCGCATCTTCAGCCTGTTCGAAGAAGTCGACGTGCAGGAAGGCGACACCGTCGTCACCCAGGGCGAACCCGGCGACTACTACTACATCATTGCCCAGGGCCGCTGCGAGGTGCTGCGCAGCGCCGGCCCCAGCGCGCCCGGCTACCGCCTGGCCCTGATCGGGCCCGGCGATACCTTCGGTGAAGAAGCGCTGGTGGCCGGCTCGAACCGCAATGCCAGCGTGCGCATGCTGTGCGACGGGCAACTGGTGCGCCTGCCCAAGGAAGCGTTCGTCGAACTCATCCAGAAGCCGCTCCTGAGCGGCGTCACGCGCAAGGAAGGCGAGGCGATACTGGCCACCAAGCCGGCGGTATGGCTGGACGTGCGTTTTCCCGAGGAGTTCCAGCGCGACGGTATCCAGGGCGGCGTCAACTACCCGCTCAATACGTTGCGCATGCATTCCGGTCGACTCGATACCAACTTGACCTACGTGGTCTATTGCGACACCGGCACGCGCAGCGCGGTGGCGGCATTCCTGCTCGCCGAACGCGGATTCGACGTGCATTACCTCGAAGGCGGCCTGATGCGCTACGAAGCGCAGAGCGAAGCGCCGCGGGTTGTCGCGCCCGCCGCCCCGGCCGACGACGAACTCGACATGACCCTGCACGACGACGCCCTCGCGCCCGTCGGCCTGTCGGTGGTGCCGGTGCCGACCTCGCACCAGACCGATGAGGAGCGGATCGCCGATCCGGCGGTGCAGTCGGCGGCGCTACGCGTCGAGATGGCCATCAACGACATGCGCATCGCCGACGCCAGCGCGGCGGCGGCCGGCGTGCCACGCGACCCGACCGTGCACGCGGAGGCTGCCGAGGCCTTGCGCATCGCCACCGAAAAGGCGCGCCGCGAGGCGGAACGCGAGGCCGAAAAGAAAATTGAAGCGGAGCGCCAGCGGGTCGCGGCCGAGATGCAGCGGCAGCGCGCGGAAGTCGAGCGCCGCGCGGCGGAAAAACTGCGCGCCGAGAAAAAGCGCATCCAGGCCGCCGCCGAAGTGGCGCGCCGTGAACTGGCCGAAGCGCAGCGACTCAAGGCTGAAATCGAACAGGCGCGCAGCGAGGCGCAGGCGGCCGCCGTCGCCGCCGCGCAGCGCGATGCGGCCGAAGCGCGCCGCCTCGAGGAAGAATTGGAAAAAGCCCGCGCCGAGGCCGAGGCCGCCGCCGCCGCCCATGCCGCGCGCGACCAGGCCGACAGCGACCGCATCAAGGCCGAGGTCGAGCACGCGCGCCAGGAAGCGGAGGCCGCCGCCGCCGCCGCGGTCGCCGCCGCCCAGCGCGAAACCCTGGAAGCGCAGCGCCTCAAGGATGAACTCGAGCGCGTGCGCGCCGAGGCCGAGGCCGCCGCCGCCGCCCATGCCGCGCGTGACCAGGCCGAGACCGACCGCCTGCGCGCCGAAATCGAACGTGCGCGCCTCGAAGCCGAAGCCGCCGCCACGGCGGCCGCCGACGCTGCCGCCCGCGAAGCCCGGGAAGCGCGGCGCCTCAAGGACGAACTCGAGCGCGCGCGTGCCGAAGTGGAGGCCTCTGCCGCCGCCCATGCCGAGCGTGACCAGGCCGAGACCTCGCGTCTCAAGGCCGAGATCGAGCGCACCCGCGCCGAGGCTGAGGCCGCCGCTGCCGCCGCGCGCGCCGCCGCCGAACGCGAGACCCTGGAAGCCCAGCGTCTCAAGGAAGAACTGGAACGGGCGCGCGCCGAAGTCGAAGCCGCTGCCGTCGCTGCCGCCGAGCGCGAGGCCCAGGAAGCGCAGCGACTGAAGGAAGAACTGGAGCGCGCCCGCGCGCAGGCCGAAGCGGCCGCCGCCGCCGCGTCCGCCGCCGCCGAGCGCGAAGCGCTGCAGACGCAACGCATGAAGGAAGAATTCGAGCGCGCACGGGCCCAGGCCGAGGCCGAGGCCGCCGCCAACGCGGCGCGCGACCAGGCCGAGGCGGAGCGCCTCAAGGCCGAGATTGACCGCGCGCGCGCCGCCGCCGAAGCGCTGGCCGCGGCGGCCGTCGAGCGTGAGCGTGCGGACGCCGAACGCATGCGCGAAGCCCTCGAGCAGGCGCGCGCCGAGGCCGCCGCCGCCGCGCGCGCCGCCGCCGATCGCGAAATGGCCGAGGCCGAGCGCCTGAAAGCGGAACTCGAAGCCGCGCGCGTCGCCGCCGCCGAAGCCGCCGCCGAGGCCGCCGCCAGGGAAGCGGCCGAAGCGCAACGCGTGCGCGAACAACTCGAGCGGGCGCGTGCCGAGACGGAAGCCGCGGTGGCGGAAGCCGCGCGCCGTGAACTGGCCGAGGCGCAGCGCATCAAGGCCGAGATCGAACGGGCCAAGGCCGAGGCCGACGCCGCCGTGCAGGCCGAGCGCGAAGCGCAGCGCGAGCGCGTCGAACAGGTGCGCGCGGAAATGGAGCGGCGCCTGCAGGAAGAAGAGCGCAAGCTGCGCGAAAGCTATGCCTGGCAGGCCGAGGAACTGAAGCGCCTGCAGAGCCAGAAGGCCGATGCCGAAGTGCGTCTGCGCGAAGAACAGGAACGTGTGCGCCAGCAGGCCGAGGAATCGCGCGTGCGGCTGGCCGAAGCGCGCGATTACCAGCGTCGTCTCGAGGAAGTGCAGCAGGTCAGCGCGCGCGAAGCTGAAATGCGCGAGCAACAGCAGCTCGCGCTCGAGACCAAGCTGCGCGAAGAACTGCGCCACAAGGTGCAGACCGAGCGCCGCCAGCTCGAAGAAGAGCTGGCGCGCAATGCCGCTGAACTCGAGCGCGCGCGCCGCGAACGCGAAGCCGCCGAAGCGGCGCGCCGCGCGGCGGCCGCCGAAGCCGAAAAAATCGTCTCCGAGTTCAAGGACGCCCATGCGCGCAAGCGCATGCAGGAAGAGGCCGAGATGCGCTTCGAGCGCGAACGCCTGGAAGCCGACGCGCGACGCCTGCGCCTGGCGCTGGAGCTCGCGCAGCGCGAGAAGCAGGCGGCCGTGCAGCAGCAACGTGAAATCGAAAGCGAAATCGCCGAACTCAAGCGCGGCCCCGACCGCGCCGGCCCCGATGCGCGCGCGGTCGACAGCAACCTGCATCGACTCGAAGAGCAGGCGCGCCACGTGGCCGCGCAGATCGCCGCCAGCGAGCGCGCCCAGGCCGACGCGCAGGCCGCGGCGGTCGCTTCAGCCGGCGACCTGGCCGCCCATCGCGTGCACGAAGAACGCGTGCGCGCCGATCTGAAGAGCGAACTCGACGAGTGGCTCCAGGAGCAGCAGGACAACGAGAACAGCGATATGCAGCGCAGCATCCTGGCCAGCCAGCGCGCCCAGCTCGACCGCATCAAGCAGCGTGCACAGGCGGTGCGCGCCGCGGCCAAGGCCCATGACCAGGCCTTGATCAACGAACTGGCGGACAAACTCCGGCGCGGCGAACCCGATTGA
- a CDS encoding VWA domain-containing protein, with protein MGALEARVCGFSINDFYYLSRATLVKDERFFDRFDQVFGEHFRGQEMLFDHVLGEIPLEWLKKQKELNLSDEEKAQIEALGGWDKLMETLRKRLEEQKKAHHGGNKMIGTGGTSPFGAHGYNPEGVRIGQEEGRQGRATKVWERRDFKNLDDSVELGTRNIKLALRKLRRFAREGAADELDLPDTIRSTARNAGLLDIKMVPERHNATKILLFLDVGGSMDPYVRVCEELFSAARSEFKHLEHYYFHNFIYETVWRDNTMRANVRVPTQKVMHTYGADHKIVFVGDGTMSPYEIMAVGGSVEHWNEEAGATWIARLLAVFPYAVWLNPQAEEYWGHIPSIGMVKELLSDRMFPLTIDGLERAMKALKKQH; from the coding sequence ATGGGCGCGCTCGAAGCGCGCGTGTGCGGATTCAGCATCAATGATTTCTACTACCTGTCGCGTGCGACGCTGGTCAAGGACGAACGTTTCTTCGACCGCTTCGACCAGGTGTTCGGCGAACACTTCCGCGGCCAGGAGATGCTGTTCGATCACGTGCTCGGCGAGATCCCGCTCGAATGGCTGAAGAAGCAGAAGGAACTCAATCTCAGCGACGAAGAAAAAGCGCAGATCGAAGCGCTGGGTGGCTGGGACAAGCTCATGGAGACCTTGCGCAAGCGCCTCGAGGAGCAGAAGAAAGCCCACCACGGCGGCAACAAGATGATCGGCACCGGCGGCACCTCGCCGTTCGGCGCGCACGGCTACAACCCCGAAGGCGTGCGCATCGGCCAGGAGGAAGGACGCCAGGGCCGCGCCACCAAGGTGTGGGAACGGCGCGACTTCAAGAATCTCGACGACTCGGTGGAACTCGGCACGCGCAACATCAAGCTCGCGCTGCGCAAGCTCAGGCGCTTCGCGCGCGAAGGCGCCGCCGATGAACTCGACCTGCCGGACACCATCCGTTCGACCGCGCGCAACGCGGGACTGCTCGACATCAAGATGGTGCCGGAGCGGCACAACGCCACCAAGATTCTCCTGTTCCTCGACGTCGGTGGTTCCATGGACCCTTACGTGCGGGTGTGCGAGGAACTGTTCTCCGCCGCGCGCAGCGAGTTCAAGCATCTCGAGCACTACTACTTTCATAACTTCATCTATGAAACGGTATGGCGCGACAACACCATGCGCGCCAACGTGCGCGTGCCGACCCAGAAGGTCATGCATACCTATGGCGCCGATCACAAGATAGTGTTCGTCGGCGATGGCACCATGAGTCCCTACGAGATCATGGCGGTCGGCGGCAGCGTCGAGCACTGGAACGAGGAAGCCGGCGCGACCTGGATCGCGCGCCTGCTGGCGGTGTTCCCTTACGCGGTGTGGTTGAACCCGCAGGCGGAAGAATACTGGGGCCACATTCCGTCCATCGGCATGGTCAAGGAACTGCTGTCGGACCGCATGTTCCCGCTCACCATCGACGGCCTGGAACGTGCCATGAAGGCGCTCAAGAAGCAGCATTGA